In one window of Massilibacterium senegalense DNA:
- the sufU gene encoding Fe-S cluster assembly sulfur transfer protein SufU, which translates to MSFNQLDQLYRRVIMDHYKNPRNKGSFEDETLTINMNNPTCGDRIQLQMKVEDGVIKEARFSGDGCSISMSSASMMTEAVKGCSVEQALHMATLFSDMMQGKDVDPDEFTLEDIEALQGVSKFPARIKCATLAWKALEKAINEGNEKAECGHSHCEEK; encoded by the coding sequence ATGTCTTTTAATCAGTTAGATCAACTATACCGTCGGGTGATCATGGATCATTATAAAAATCCTCGAAACAAAGGTAGCTTTGAAGATGAAACGTTAACGATTAATATGAACAACCCAACTTGTGGTGACCGAATCCAACTTCAAATGAAAGTAGAAGATGGCGTGATCAAAGAAGCTAGATTTAGCGGTGACGGCTGTTCCATTAGTATGAGTTCTGCATCGATGATGACAGAAGCAGTGAAAGGATGTTCGGTAGAACAAGCACTTCATATGGCAACGTTATTTTCTGATATGATGCAAGGGAAAGATGTAGACCCAGATGAGTTTACATTAGAAGATATTGAAGCACTACAAGGTGTTTCTAAATTTCCAGCGCGGATTAAATGTGCTACCTTAGCTTGGAAAGCGCTAGAAAAAGCGATCAACGAAGGTAATGAAAAGGCAGAATGTGGACATAGTCATTGTGAAGAAAAGTGA
- a CDS encoding cysteine desulfurase, with product MNVKEIRQYFPILDQNVNDQRLVYLDSAATSQKPVTVIEALDKYYREYNSNVHRGVHTLGTLATDAYEGAREKVKNFIHAKETAEVIFTRGTTTSLNFVAHGYARNVVKEGDEIVITYMEHHSNLIPWQQVAKVTGANLIYLPLQEDGTISLEDVRQTINENTKIVAMTMVSNVLGTINPIKEVAKIAHEKGAIIVVDGAQSTPHMKVDVQDLDCDFYALSGHKMCGPTGIGVLYGKRALLEKMEPIEFGGEMIDFVDLYDSTWKELPWKFEGGTPTIAGAIGLGAAIDFLEEIGMDEIEKHEKQLAQYALERMKEVPGMTIYGPQDRGGLVTFNLEGVHPHDVATVLDQQGIAIRAGHHCAQPLMKWLNASSTARASFYLYNTEDEIDTLVKSLIQTKEYFGDVF from the coding sequence ATGAATGTGAAAGAAATTCGTCAATACTTTCCCATTTTAGATCAAAATGTGAATGATCAGCGTTTAGTATATTTAGATAGCGCAGCAACTTCACAAAAACCAGTGACAGTAATTGAAGCGTTAGATAAATATTATCGTGAATACAATTCTAATGTTCACCGTGGTGTGCATACACTTGGAACGTTAGCAACAGATGCTTATGAAGGTGCACGTGAAAAAGTAAAAAACTTTATTCATGCAAAAGAAACAGCAGAAGTTATTTTTACTCGTGGTACGACAACTTCTTTAAACTTTGTCGCACATGGATATGCACGTAATGTAGTAAAAGAAGGCGATGAAATCGTCATTACGTATATGGAACACCATTCCAACTTAATTCCTTGGCAACAAGTAGCCAAAGTGACTGGTGCAAACTTAATCTACTTACCACTTCAAGAAGACGGCACAATTTCATTAGAAGACGTACGTCAAACGATTAATGAAAACACAAAAATCGTCGCAATGACAATGGTATCTAATGTACTTGGTACGATTAACCCGATCAAAGAAGTGGCGAAAATTGCGCATGAAAAAGGTGCGATTATCGTCGTAGACGGTGCACAAAGTACGCCACATATGAAAGTGGACGTTCAAGATTTAGATTGTGATTTTTACGCACTAAGCGGTCATAAAATGTGTGGACCAACTGGAATTGGTGTATTGTACGGAAAACGTGCATTGCTTGAAAAAATGGAGCCAATTGAATTTGGTGGCGAAATGATTGATTTTGTAGACTTATACGATTCTACGTGGAAAGAGCTTCCTTGGAAGTTCGAAGGTGGTACGCCAACCATTGCAGGTGCAATTGGTTTAGGTGCAGCGATTGATTTTCTTGAAGAAATCGGAATGGATGAAATCGAAAAGCATGAAAAACAATTAGCACAATATGCATTAGAAAGAATGAAAGAAGTGCCGGGTATGACAATTTACGGACCGCAAGACAGAGGTGGTCTCGTAACGTTTAACCTTGAAGGCGTTCATCCGCATGACGTTGCAACTGTGTTAGACCAACAAGGAATAGCGATTCGTGCAGGGCATCACTGTGCACAACCATTAATGAAATGGTTAAACGCATCTTCCACTGCTCGTGCAAGTTTTTATTTATACAATACAGAAGACGAAATCGACACACTCGTGAAAAGTCTAATTCAAACAAAGGAGTATTTCGGCGATGTCTTTTAA